A genomic region of Cryptococcus gattii WM276 chromosome F, complete sequence contains the following coding sequences:
- a CDS encoding Glyceraldehyde-3-phosphate dehydrogenase (Similar to TIGR gene model, INSD accession AAW44320.1), whose protein sequence is MVVKVGINGFGRIGRIVLRNAIEHGDLEVVAVNDPFIDLDYMVYMFKYDSTHGRFKGSVEVKGGKLYINNKAISVFGEKDPANIKWGEAGAEYIVESTGVFTTTETAGVHLKGGAKKVVISAPSADAPMFVCGVNLDAYKPEYKIVSNASCTTNCLAPLAKVIHDNFTIIEGLMTTVHATTATQKTVDGPSHKDWRGGRGAAANIIPSSTGAAKAVGKVIPSLNGKLTGMSFRVPTSDVSVVDLVCRIEKGASYDEIKNVIKKASESPELKGILGYTEDAVVSTDFVGSTESSIFDAQAGIALNANFIKLVSWYDNEYGYSRRVCDLISYIAGVDAKAQ, encoded by the exons ATGGTTGTCAAGGTTGGAATCAACGGTTTCG GTCGTATCGGTCGAATTGTTCTCAG GAACGCCATCGAGCATGGAGACCTTGAGGTTGTTGCTGTCAACGA CCCTTTCATTGACTTGGACTACATG GTTTACATGTTCAAGTACGACTCC ACACATGGTCGCTTCAAGGGTTCTGTCGAGGTTAAGGGCGGTAAGCTCTATATCAACAACAAGGCTATTTCCGTTTTCGGTGAGAAGGACCCCGCCAACATTAAGTGGGGTGAGGCTGGTGCCGAGTACATCGTTGAGTCTACCGGTGTCTTCACCACTACCGAAACGGCCGGTGTCCATCTCAAGGGAGGTGCCAAGAAGGTCGTCATTTCCGCTCCCTCCGCTGATGCTCCTAT GTTTGTCTGTGGTGTCAACCTTGATGCCTACAAGCCGGAGTACAAAATCGTGTCCAACGCTTCTTGCACTACCAACTGTCTCGCTCCTCTTGCCAAGGTCATCCACGATAAC TTTACTATCATTGAGGGCTTGATGACCACTGTCCATGCCACTACTGCCACCCAGAAGACCGTCGACGGTCCTTCCCACA AGGACTGGCGAGGCGGTCGAGGTGCTGCTGCTAACATTATCCCTTCTTCTACCGGTGCTGCTAAG GCTGTAGGCAAGGTCATTCCTTCCCTCAATGGCAAGCTTACCGGCATGTCCTTCCGAGTCCCTACCTCCGATGTGTCTGTTGTAGACCTTGTCTGCCGCATTGAGAAGGGTGCCTCTTATGATGAAATCAAGAATGTCATCAAGAAGGCCTCTGAGAGCCCTGAGTTGAAGGGTATTTTGGG CTACACTGAGGATGCTGTTGTCTCCACTGATTTTGTTGGCTCTACTGAATCCTCTATCTTTGATGCCCAGGCTGGTATTGCTCTTAATGCCAACTTCATCAAGCTTGTCAGCTGG TATGACAATGAGTATGGTTACTCTAGGCGTGTCTGCGACCTCATTTCTTACATTGCTGGTGTTGATGCCAAGGCACAGTAG
- a CDS encoding Hypothetical Protein (Similar to TIGR gene model, INSD accession AAW44068.1) — translation MPHNHSLSNSSADFGDFNSAPASSAQTSALSQDDLLGSYDETIRYSPSLKSLPSPTAGASNLDLLFHDHNAEEHRRPEPTYSRPSRPTGVPQDHIPHVRSPRRLSTFSSSTSPTSPPSITEAGCDIIFHPSYDHTDDNATRAMQKMQGHGEKLSDKMQLRGPASHSHIALTSSPPHSKLLDTLAATTKMASKWRSAITHPTPSSSADRTQNGQPRPHVRHSETSSMDISHDTPFASAEQIAGSYIPPTGAPGFTQASAVGQKHHGDGTFEHLALIGRKNSTSNVLTSEDAVGLRACLPPRQRLTNQWTLLFSLDQHGASLSTLYRLIDIYTVNHQSSGNILVIRDGQGNRFGTYMNEPIVKREGTYYGSGESFLFKLTHSCQTIPYRWTGKNKYFALCEADFMSFGGGAGAYGLILDSTFTHNSSATCPAYNNDILCELEPLKSQHARSFQCLGLEVWSTS, via the exons ATGCCCCACAACCACAGTCTGTCTAACTCATCAGCAGACTTCGGCGACTTCAATTCGGCTCCTGCTTCTTCCGCCCAAACCTCTGCTCTATCTCAAGACGATCTTCTGGGTTCTTATGACGAGACTATACGATACTCTCCCTCACTGAAGTCCCTCCCGTCCCCTACCGCTGGAGCATCCAATTTGGACCTCTTATTTCATGACCATAATGCAGAGGAGCATAGACGACCAG AGCCCACATATTCTCGACCATCTCGCCCTACAGGAGTCCCTCAAGACCACATACCCCATGTTCGCTCTCCCCGTCGCCTCTCCAcattttcttcttccactAGCCCGACTTCACCGCCTTCTATCACAGAAGCCGGATGCGACATCATATTTCACCCATCCTATGATCATACGGATGATAACGCTACGCGAGCTATGCAAAAAATGCAAGGTCATGGCGAAAAACTTAGCGATAAGATGCAACTAAGGGGACCAGCCAGCCATTCACACATCGCACTAACTTCGAGCCCGCCGCATTCTAAACTCCTCGACACATTGGCAGCGACGACGAAAATGGCTTCGAAATGGCGCTCAGCTATTACCCATCCGACCCCTTCCAGCAGCGCAGATCGGACACAGAATGGCCAGCCGAGGCCACATGTGCGTCATTCGGAAACTTCTTCAATGGATATATCTCATGACACCCCGTTTGCCTCGGCGGAGCAAATTGCAGGGAGCTATATACCACCTACAGGGGCACCTGGTTTCACACAGGCTTCTGCAGTCGGACAAAAACATCATGGGGATGGGACGTTTGAACATTTGGCCTTGATTGGTCGAAAGAATAGCACAAGTAATGTGTTAACTTCTGAAGACGCAGTTGGTTTGAGAGCCTGTCTTCCGCCTCGTCAGCGGCTTACAAATCAGTGGACATTGCTGT TCTCTTTGGATCAGCATGGTGCATCCTTATCTACTTTGTACAGGCTGATCGATATATACACAGTTAATCATCAATCCTCTGGGAACATACTAGTGATCCGTGATGGACAGGGGAATCGCTTTGGAACATATATGAATGAGCCAATAGTGAAGCGAGAGGGGACCTATTATGGGAGTGGTGAATC TTTTCTTTTCAAGCTAACCCATAGCTGCCAGACAATACCTTATCGATGGACTGGCAAGAACAAATACTTTGCATTATGTGAAGCTGACTTTATGTCTTTTGGAGGCGG TGCTGGAGCCTATGGTCTTATCCTTGATTCCACATTCACCCACAATTCCTCTGCAACCTGTCCTGCTTACAACAATGATATTCTCTGTGAACTTGAGCCTTTGAAGTCCCAACATGCTAGGTCATTCCAGTGTTTGGGCTTAGAGGTCTGGAGTACATCATGA
- a CDS encoding nucleolus protein, putative (Similar to TIGR gene model, INSD accession AAW44395.1) — protein sequence MGSIRKRTKKKPIASSSSTSLTSSVSHKVTRSTITAFHVLLRKKANITKKVQHAATDSEKSLRQKELDAINNNISELGGLDAYQRASQLGQSKDRGGDSSRILVIWLLEMGIKKDRPLKMLEIGALRPDNYASEKWLKNTPIDLHSQHPSILEQDFFLRPLPSTEDESFDLISCSLVLNFVDDPARRGKMLQLIHEHLRPSSESLLFLVLPLPCVNNSRYLTLTVLAEIMEAIGFILVKERCRTGGKVGYWLWRWKNKSGFGKDQGLLQRKVQQQSGAKMNNFAIVLP from the exons ATGGGCAGCATTCGGAAAAGGACGAAAAAGAAACCTATAGCATCCAGTTCCTCGACTTCCCTGACTTCTTCGGTCTCACATAAGGTCACACGCTCGACTATCACTGCATTTCACGTTCTACTCAGAAAAAAGGCCAATATAACTAAAAAGGTGCAGCATGCCGCTACCGACTCCGAAAAATCCCTCAGGCAAAAAGAGCTAGATGCAATCAACAACAATATATCAGAACTAGGAGGATTAGACGCGTATCAAAGGGCAAGCCAACTGGGACAATCTAAGGACAGAGGCGGCGATAGCTCGAGGATACTAGTCATCTGGTTATTGGAGATGGGCATAAAGAAGGACAGGCCGTTAAA AATGTTAGAAATAGGGGCCCTTCGGCCAGATAATTATGCTTCCGAGAAATGGTTAAAAAATACACCAATAGATTTGCATTCCCAACATCCTTCAATACTTGAGCAGGACTTCTTCCTCCGTCCCCTCCCCTCAACCGAGGACGAGTCATTTGATCTCATTAGTTGCAGTTTAGTCCTGAATTTTGTTGATGACCCAGCTAGAAGAG GCAAAATGCTCCAGTTGATACATGAGCACCTCAGACCTAGTAGCGAATCATTGTTATttcttgttcttcctttACCTTGCGTCAATAATTCACGTTATTTGACGCTGACTGTACTAGCTGAAATCATGGAAGCAATAGGTTTCATTCTCGTCAAAGAGCGGTGTAGGACGGGGGGCAAAGTAGGCTATTGGCTCTGGCGATGGAAAAATAAAAGCGGGTTTGGCAAAGATCAGGGATTATTACAAAGGAAAGTACAGCAGCAAAGCGGTGCGAAGATGAACAACTTCGCAATTGTATTGCCATGA
- a CDS encoding ER-associated protein catabolism-related protein, putative (Similar to TIGR gene model, INSD accession AAW44289.1): MPAWPMRMSLRPQYPYVVLSKNNQGHPAKHLHTRFLSPLFCVLAFLFSCAIYQSFRADLKQSGSWGCEMSWMSPSYRRLEWTEFISTKYALYLYREQGWDSEDTLSGHPVLFIPGNAGSYQQVRSVASSTSKQFYEQVKAGEGSMQTGKKIDFFTADLKEEFSAFHARTLREQAVFIQHCIRRILQEYTHLPEGKRPTQITLLAHSMGGVIARLAMDPATSISVDIIVTLSTPHILPPLALERDMDSIYSLITWRRQHISTHPPLISICGGISDTQVVSDSCALPSWQGRTGNNSDFAVFTTGIPGVWTAVEHQAIVWCHQIRWRIARMLLDMSINTNTSAKLVIARKWLLDDQEDETFNGPHKGRLHDYSVSSPNMTFIRLQQPSKAFVAQQCNGLEPCRAVPSVMRLLPFPRDSSDPFPLPGEGIKPNEVMLAAEVSLPSTSTVIKTSASEYGQTIAGSREYHLVKGNSWSEFKVAKRHIRIQLLLCIRPTHTSTLSFYRGTLLTLPRQSWHSSGDISIALMSCTTGLSQEELLQRTGQISDSVSYGRSCVASGLGCCGSSVTIIRLYQHRLVRTCKESKLILIGEILPWNAALEGIAGHWMPICIALILLGATIQSQLPNFPMLHTFFLGINQLQMVPLVGILAVWTFGLLCIVSFHLYSTCAIFTTLLIPFNILQLAIWSRNIWTGSAAIINTDRNFYYAIPPVLLVKLASFGGTIQKRYVYLQACRIALLILIVTSFSVGGRWTWILPPIANAVLILFLASIM; encoded by the exons ATGCCAGCATGGCCTATGCGTATGTCTTTGCGACCTCAATATCCCTACGTAGTGCTCAGCAAAAATAATCAAGGGCATCCCGCCAAACATCTGCATACACGGTTTCTATCACCACTTTTTTGCGTTTTGGCCTTCCTCTTTTCATGCGCAATTTATCAATCATTTCGAGCTGACCTCAAGCAGTCAGGATCTTGGGGATGTGAAATGAGTTGGATGTCGCCTTCATATCGCCGGCTGGAGTGGACGGAATTCATTTCAACAAAATACGCCTTGTACCTTTATCGAGAGCAAGGCTGGGACTCGGAAGATACG CTTTCAGGACATCCTGTTCTCTTTATACCCGGGAATGCTGGCTCCTATCAACAGGTCCGCTCGGTCGCTTCCTCAACCTCCAAGCAGTTCTATGAGCAAGTGAAGGCGGGAGAAGGTAGTATGCAAActgggaagaagattgaCTTCTTCACGG CTGATCTGAAGGAAGAGTTTTCTGCGTTTCATGCGCGGACTCTGCGCGAACAAGCAGTTTTCATCCAACACTGCATCAGAAGAATACTTCAGGAATATACGCATCTGCCGGAAGGAAAGAGGCCTACGCAGATTACGCTACTCGCGCACTCCATGGGGGGCGTTATCGCTCGCTTAGCAATGGATCCAGCTACTTCGATTTCAGTTGACATTATTGTGACGTTGTCCACGCCTCATATCTTACCACCACTCGCTCTCGAACGTGACATGGACTCCATATACTCATTGATAACGTGGAGAAGACAGCACATCAGTACCCATCCGCCTTTAATATCCATTTGTGGGGGCATCTCAGATACACAAGTTGTCTCGGATAGCTGTGCGCTGCCCTCTTGGCAAGGGCGGACAGGCAATAACAGTGACTTTGCAGTTTTCACCACTGGCATACCTGGTGTATGGACTGCTGTCGAGCACCAGGCCATAGTCTGGTGTCATCAGATCCGCTGGCGAATTGCTAGGATGTTGCTTGATATGTCAATTAACACAAATACATCCGCAAAACTTGTTATTGCAAGAAAATGGCTTCTCGATGACCAGGAAGATGAAACCTTCAACGGACCACATAAGGGGAGACTACATGATTATTCAGTGTCATCTCCCAATATGACCTTCATAAGACTTCAGCAGCCAAGCAAAGCCTTCGTTGCTCAACAATGCAATGGTCTCGAGCCTTGTAGAGCAGTGCCTTCAGTAATgcgtcttcttcctttcccaAGGGATTCTAGTGACCCATTTCCGCTACCAGGAGAGGGGATTAAGCCAAATGAAGTAATGTTAGCAGCTGAAGTAAGCCTGCCATCGACCAGCACAGTGATCAAGACAAGTGCATCAGAGTATGGGCAAACCATCGCCGGATCAAGAGAATACCATCTAGTCAAAGGAAATAGCTGGAGTGAGTTTAAAG TTGCAAAACGCCACATTCGAATCCAGTTATTACTTTGCATCAGGCCAACCCATACATCTACACTCTCATTCTACCGGGGGACCCTTCTTACCTTACCAAGGCAGAGCTGGCATTCATCTGGAGATATTTCAATCGCCCTCATGTCCTGTACGACAGGTCTCTCTCAAGAAGAATTACTACAACGTACTGGCCAAATCAGTGACTCGGTATCGTATGGTCGTTCTTGCGTGGCCAGTGGGTTGGGCTGCTGTGGTTCTTCTGTTACAATTATCAGATTATATCAACACAGGTTAGTCAGAACATGTAAAGAGTCCAAGTTAATTTTGATAGGTGAGATACTTCCCTGGAACGCGGCATTGGAAGGGATTGCAGGGCACTGGATGCCAATTTGTATCGCTCTGATCCTTCTGGGGGCGACTATACAGTCTCAACTACCAAATTTTCCAATGTTACACACCTTTTTTCTGGGTATCAATCAACTGCAGATGGTCCCTCTGGTGGGAATTCTGGCTGTGTGGACATTTGGGTTGCTATGTATTGTCTCTTTT CATCTATATTCCACTTGTGCAATATTCACAACTCTTTTGATACCCTTCAACATCCTGCAGCTGGCAATCTGGAGCAGAAACATTTGGACCGGAAGTGCGGCTATCATCAATACAGATCGTAATTTCTATTACGCCATACCTCCTGTCCTTTTGGTTAAGCTTGCATCCTTTGGTGGAACCATACAGAAGAGATATGT ATACTTACAAGCATGTCGAATTGCCCTCTTGATATTGATTGTGACTTCTTTCTCTGTTGGTGGCCGTTGGACCTGGATTCTACCTCCTATAGCAAATGCGGTATTGATTTTGTTCCTAGCTTCCATCATGTAG